In Sander lucioperca isolate FBNREF2018 chromosome 12, SLUC_FBN_1.2, whole genome shotgun sequence, one DNA window encodes the following:
- the ccdc30 gene encoding coiled-coil domain-containing protein 30 isoform X1, whose protein sequence is MDHDEVRTELDQISMRLQEDGLPPGASVEERQRHLWQQLLAREANLQSSTQELQMLRTQQASEMKEVENYVAHIRGLLEERELLTSDYERDNEHLRQELHHIRQQQESQSKELAEMLAHEDLGEMGLSSPSEQVAYLLVERATLLERLEAAERRLESQSLTSNLREVQHKEHIRYTVGEELRQQTEDMQKNIDNVTKQCSSQSPWKKLFGLRRSGQSKHNITPAHSEQISQEQNERQRLERDLEEASRRLAMAHQDIRRLTNELDAAKNNNLDLSGSELQGTAQEVENLRMEVEKLKHCDMMKLQRAKEQNDRLDVENRALRERVRTLESEKKNLLDQLAIHDANQDVVTKEDQKDKSISSEPQNNLSGSSTQEKDHIHKRCHEMMEDRLVQMRELQRQLQRLRKEQEELEERNEELEALLGEAQNASKGERHRHEGELEGLHRRIKSLEAELKKQDVQEKMLKNGEEVKATESYLQLHLRDSSQERLALLEARLTEEKDWRKQLEVDLSAAQAALKKDKEALQIGERELKKLRLEVNSLQTECQQGKTLIKSLTQVKGEKAVLEEKVAQMERAHSRLQSELEHYKDSNRTQEVKMENRLQVDQLQEQADRLTAELGSLQTAHNTLREEMVSERLQTAELQAKLSCSVQEKLTAEGERERLELEIQRLKEQLKWHQEQLSSTKEVLIGSQKPELHTAHAQSRLSPVDWTKDEGLDQLLCVKQELNHLQTKLEEERQLASQHQLALQAQVNEAQARIKFQDSVLCQKTEENKQMKQDLQRAQSLFTSAERELRYEKEKNMDLKRHNTLLDQEKLKLCAELKQVQTKLVQVEQSVHTQVAERERQQQKIRELELELARNSTNRSATTNLQEDLQAERARLIAADKKVLELQQQLKTAQHQLRVEEARAGESSRLERDSRDLSDNLSALRAQQQEEHITRKLLEQREEELQQQMRSLRLKESSMTRTNSELCHRIQQLDTRLAILEAELSKAREEVTASQKSSHRLQEDLMASQQECDRLQVELQQVLLQLDTHVRKYNEKQSQHKTKLRQAKHVFIKETAQRDRIIQKLENDLALASSLSHKEKERIHTVTEENEKLLEEKRELLRKISEAEEMGSKGMRTASTVQHRVNVLEVENRQLQDRTMKLSNQVSSLERALRNVQSFYSLENAKKVLPSESLCDGFLHTSTLSLTSGSCDPLDILDAICRVKVGATQGSVSTHQPSEQGYLNLTSPLVPPDTKGTEGSSNNSEQV, encoded by the exons ATGGATCATGACGAG GTGCGGACAGAGCTGGACCAGATTTCTATGCGACTTCAGGAGGATGGTTTGCCTCCAGGGGCCAGTGTGGAGGAGCGGCAGCGCCACCTGTGGCAGCAGCTGCTCGCCAGGGAGGCAAATCTTCAGTCATCCACCCAGGAGCTGCAGATGTTACGTACCCAGCAGGCCAGTGAGATGAAGGAG GTGGAGAACTATGTTGCACATATACGTGGGCTGCTGGAAGAGCGTGAGTTACTGACTTCAGACTATGAGAGAGACAATGAACACTTGCGACAAGAGCTTCACCATATCAGACAACAACAAG AGAGCCAGAGCAAGGAGCTGGCGGAGATGTTGGCTCACGAGGATCTCGGAGAGATGGGCTTGAGCAGCCCCAGTGAGCAGGTGGCTTACTTGCTGGTGGAGAGGGCCACACTACTGGAAAGGCTGGAGGCTGCTGAGAGGAGACTGGAAAGTCAGAGCCTCACTAGCAACTTAAGGGAAGTCCAACACAAG GAGCATATTCGCTACACGGTGGGGGAGGAGCTAAGGCAGCAGACAGAGGATATGCAAAAAAACATAGATAACGTGACAAAG CAGTGTTCATCCCAGAGTCCATGGAAGAAGCTGTTTGGGCTGCGCAGGTCTGGTCAGAGCAAACACAATATTACCCCT GCCCACAGTGAGCAGATTTCCCAGGAGCAAAATGAGCGCCAGCGGCTGGAGCGGGACCTTGAAGAGGCGTCTAGAAGGCTGGCAATGGCTCATCAGGACATCCGCAGACTCACCAATGAGCTGGATGCtgccaaaaacaacaacctagACCTAAGTG GATCTGAGCTTCAGGGAACGGCCCAGGAGGTAGAGAACCTGAGGATGGAAGTGGAGAAACTGAAACACTGTG ATATGATGAAGCTGCAGCGAGCCAAAGAGCAAAATGACAGACTAGATGTGGAGAACAGAGCTCTGAGGGAAAGAGTCCGCACTTTAGAGTCTGAGAAGAAAAATCTCCTGGACCAG TTGGCAATACATGATGCAAACCAAGATGTTGTAACCAAAGAGGATCAAAAGGACAAGAGCATTAGCAgtgaaccacaaaacaatctgTCTGGCTCGTCAACTCAAGAAAAGGATCACATTCACAAACG GTGTCATGAGATGATGGAAGACAGGCTTGTACAGATGAGGGAGTTGCAACGGCAACTCCAGAGGCTGCGCAAGGAACAGGAAGAGCTGGAGGAGAGGAATGAGGAGCTGGAGGCACTGCTAGGGGAGGCCCAGAACGCCAGCAAGGGGGAGAGGCATCGCCACGAGGGTGAACTGGAGGGACTGCACAGGAGG ATCAAAAGCCTGGAGGCAGAGCTAAAGAAGCAGGATGTCCAAGAAAAAATGCTGAAGAACGGAGAAGAGGTCAAAGCCACTGAGTCCTACTTACAGCTG CACCTAAGGGACAGCAGCCAGGAGAGGTTGGCTCTGCTAGAGGCTCGTCTGACTGAGGAGAAGGACTGGAGGAAACAGCTGGAGGTAGACCTCAGTGCTGCCCAGGCCGCCCTCAAAAAAGACAAGGAG GCTTTACAGATTGGTGAGCGAGAGCTGAAGAAGCTGAGACTTGAGGTCAACAGCCTTCAGACAGAATGCCAACAAGGAAAAACGCTCATCAAGAGCCTCACCCAAGTCAAGGGGGAAAAAGCAGTTCTGGAGGAAAAG GTGGCTCAAATGGAGCGGGCCCACAGCCGGCTCCAGAGCGAGCTGGAACACTACAAGGACAGTAACCGGACCCAGGAAGTCAAGATGGAAAACAGGCTTCAGGTTGACCAGCTGCAAGAGCAGGCTGACCGGCTAACTGCTGAACTTGGCAGCCTCCAGACAGCACACAACACTTTGAG GGAGGAGATGGTTTCTGAGCGGCTTCAGACTGCCGAGCTCCAGGCCAAGCTGAGCTGCAGTGTTCAAGAGAAGCTGACAGCtgagggggaaagagagagactggAGCTTGAGATACAGCGCCTCAAAGAGCAGCTCAAGTGGCATCAAGAGCAGCTCTCCTCAACAAAGGAAGTACTTATTGGCAGCCAGAAGCCTGAATTGCACACAGCTCATGCACAATCTAGGCTTAGTCCAGTGGACTGGACCAAGGATGAGGGCTTGGATCAG CTTTTATGTGTGAAGCAGGAGCTGAATCATCTGCAGACAAAGCTGGAGGAGGAGCGGCAGCTGGCTTCTCAGCACCAACTGGCCCTGCAGGCTCAGGTCAACGAAGCCCAGGCACGCATCAAG TTCCAGGACTCAGTGCTATGCCAGAAGACAGAGGAGAATAAACAGATGAAGCAGGACCTGCAGAGGGCCCAGAGCCTGTTCACCTCGGCAGAGAGAGAGCTGCGCTACGAGAAGGAGAAAAACATGGACCTGAAGAGACACAACACCCTGCTGGACCAGGAAAAACTCAAG CTTTGTGCAGAGCTGAAGCAGGTCCAGACCAAGCTGGTCCAGGTGGAGCAGAGCGTTCACACTCAGGTGGCCGAGCGTGAACGTCAGCAGCAGAAAATCAGGGAACTGGAGTTGGAACTGGCACGCAACTCCACAAACCGAAGCGCCACCACCAATCTGCAGGAGGACCTGCAGGCCGAGAGGGCGAGGCTCATTGCTGCTGACAAGAAG GTGttggagctgcagcagcagctaaAGACTGCCCAGCACCAGTTGCGTGTGGAGGAAGCCCGGGCTGGCGAGAGCAGCCGCctagagagagacagcagagaTCTGTCTGACAACTTATCAGCCCTCAGAGCCCAGCAGCAGGAGGAGCACATCACCAG GAAGCTACTAGAGCAGCGtgaggaggagctgcagcagcagatgcGCTCCCTGAGGCTGAAGGAGTCCTCCATGACCAGGACAAATTCCGAGCTCTGCCACCGTATCCAGCAGCTGGACACCCGTCTGGCAATCCTGGAGGCTGAACTTAGCAAGGCCCGAGAGGAG GTGACAGCCAGCCAGAAGTCAAGCCACAGACTGCAGGAGGACTTGATGGCCAGTCAGCAGGAGTGTGACAGACTGCAGGTGGAGCTGCAGCAAGTTCTCCTCCAACTGGACACACACGTCAG GAAGTACAACGAAAAGCAGAGTCAGCACAAGACCAAGCTGCGTCAGGCCAAGCACGTCTTTATCAAGGAGACTGCACAGAGGGACCGCATCATCCAGAAACTGGAGAACGACCTCGCGCTGGCCTCGAGCCTCTCACACAAG gagaaggagaggatCCACACAGTGACGGAGGAAAATGAGAAGCTTTTGGAGGAGAAGAGGGAACTGTTGCGGAAGATAAGTGAGGCAGAGGAAATGGGCAGCAAAGGCATGAGGACCGCCTCCACTGTTCAACACAG
- the ccdc30 gene encoding coiled-coil domain-containing protein 30 isoform X2, with product MDHDEVRTELDQISMRLQEDGLPPGASVEERQRHLWQQLLAREANLQSSTQELQMLRTQQASEMKEVENYVAHIRGLLEERELLTSDYERDNEHLRQELHHIRQQQESQSKELAEMLAHEDLGEMGLSSPSEQVAYLLVERATLLERLEAAERRLESQSLTSNLREVQHKEHIRYTVGEELRQQTEDMQKNIDNVTKCSSQSPWKKLFGLRRSGQSKHNITPAHSEQISQEQNERQRLERDLEEASRRLAMAHQDIRRLTNELDAAKNNNLDLSGSELQGTAQEVENLRMEVEKLKHCDMMKLQRAKEQNDRLDVENRALRERVRTLESEKKNLLDQLAIHDANQDVVTKEDQKDKSISSEPQNNLSGSSTQEKDHIHKRCHEMMEDRLVQMRELQRQLQRLRKEQEELEERNEELEALLGEAQNASKGERHRHEGELEGLHRRIKSLEAELKKQDVQEKMLKNGEEVKATESYLQLHLRDSSQERLALLEARLTEEKDWRKQLEVDLSAAQAALKKDKEALQIGERELKKLRLEVNSLQTECQQGKTLIKSLTQVKGEKAVLEEKVAQMERAHSRLQSELEHYKDSNRTQEVKMENRLQVDQLQEQADRLTAELGSLQTAHNTLREEMVSERLQTAELQAKLSCSVQEKLTAEGERERLELEIQRLKEQLKWHQEQLSSTKEVLIGSQKPELHTAHAQSRLSPVDWTKDEGLDQLLCVKQELNHLQTKLEEERQLASQHQLALQAQVNEAQARIKFQDSVLCQKTEENKQMKQDLQRAQSLFTSAERELRYEKEKNMDLKRHNTLLDQEKLKLCAELKQVQTKLVQVEQSVHTQVAERERQQQKIRELELELARNSTNRSATTNLQEDLQAERARLIAADKKVLELQQQLKTAQHQLRVEEARAGESSRLERDSRDLSDNLSALRAQQQEEHITRKLLEQREEELQQQMRSLRLKESSMTRTNSELCHRIQQLDTRLAILEAELSKAREEVTASQKSSHRLQEDLMASQQECDRLQVELQQVLLQLDTHVRKYNEKQSQHKTKLRQAKHVFIKETAQRDRIIQKLENDLALASSLSHKEKERIHTVTEENEKLLEEKRELLRKISEAEEMGSKGMRTASTVQHRVNVLEVENRQLQDRTMKLSNQVSSLERALRNVQSFYSLENAKKVLPSESLCDGFLHTSTLSLTSGSCDPLDILDAICRVKVGATQGSVSTHQPSEQGYLNLTSPLVPPDTKGTEGSSNNSEQV from the exons ATGGATCATGACGAG GTGCGGACAGAGCTGGACCAGATTTCTATGCGACTTCAGGAGGATGGTTTGCCTCCAGGGGCCAGTGTGGAGGAGCGGCAGCGCCACCTGTGGCAGCAGCTGCTCGCCAGGGAGGCAAATCTTCAGTCATCCACCCAGGAGCTGCAGATGTTACGTACCCAGCAGGCCAGTGAGATGAAGGAG GTGGAGAACTATGTTGCACATATACGTGGGCTGCTGGAAGAGCGTGAGTTACTGACTTCAGACTATGAGAGAGACAATGAACACTTGCGACAAGAGCTTCACCATATCAGACAACAACAAG AGAGCCAGAGCAAGGAGCTGGCGGAGATGTTGGCTCACGAGGATCTCGGAGAGATGGGCTTGAGCAGCCCCAGTGAGCAGGTGGCTTACTTGCTGGTGGAGAGGGCCACACTACTGGAAAGGCTGGAGGCTGCTGAGAGGAGACTGGAAAGTCAGAGCCTCACTAGCAACTTAAGGGAAGTCCAACACAAG GAGCATATTCGCTACACGGTGGGGGAGGAGCTAAGGCAGCAGACAGAGGATATGCAAAAAAACATAGATAACGTGACAAAG TGTTCATCCCAGAGTCCATGGAAGAAGCTGTTTGGGCTGCGCAGGTCTGGTCAGAGCAAACACAATATTACCCCT GCCCACAGTGAGCAGATTTCCCAGGAGCAAAATGAGCGCCAGCGGCTGGAGCGGGACCTTGAAGAGGCGTCTAGAAGGCTGGCAATGGCTCATCAGGACATCCGCAGACTCACCAATGAGCTGGATGCtgccaaaaacaacaacctagACCTAAGTG GATCTGAGCTTCAGGGAACGGCCCAGGAGGTAGAGAACCTGAGGATGGAAGTGGAGAAACTGAAACACTGTG ATATGATGAAGCTGCAGCGAGCCAAAGAGCAAAATGACAGACTAGATGTGGAGAACAGAGCTCTGAGGGAAAGAGTCCGCACTTTAGAGTCTGAGAAGAAAAATCTCCTGGACCAG TTGGCAATACATGATGCAAACCAAGATGTTGTAACCAAAGAGGATCAAAAGGACAAGAGCATTAGCAgtgaaccacaaaacaatctgTCTGGCTCGTCAACTCAAGAAAAGGATCACATTCACAAACG GTGTCATGAGATGATGGAAGACAGGCTTGTACAGATGAGGGAGTTGCAACGGCAACTCCAGAGGCTGCGCAAGGAACAGGAAGAGCTGGAGGAGAGGAATGAGGAGCTGGAGGCACTGCTAGGGGAGGCCCAGAACGCCAGCAAGGGGGAGAGGCATCGCCACGAGGGTGAACTGGAGGGACTGCACAGGAGG ATCAAAAGCCTGGAGGCAGAGCTAAAGAAGCAGGATGTCCAAGAAAAAATGCTGAAGAACGGAGAAGAGGTCAAAGCCACTGAGTCCTACTTACAGCTG CACCTAAGGGACAGCAGCCAGGAGAGGTTGGCTCTGCTAGAGGCTCGTCTGACTGAGGAGAAGGACTGGAGGAAACAGCTGGAGGTAGACCTCAGTGCTGCCCAGGCCGCCCTCAAAAAAGACAAGGAG GCTTTACAGATTGGTGAGCGAGAGCTGAAGAAGCTGAGACTTGAGGTCAACAGCCTTCAGACAGAATGCCAACAAGGAAAAACGCTCATCAAGAGCCTCACCCAAGTCAAGGGGGAAAAAGCAGTTCTGGAGGAAAAG GTGGCTCAAATGGAGCGGGCCCACAGCCGGCTCCAGAGCGAGCTGGAACACTACAAGGACAGTAACCGGACCCAGGAAGTCAAGATGGAAAACAGGCTTCAGGTTGACCAGCTGCAAGAGCAGGCTGACCGGCTAACTGCTGAACTTGGCAGCCTCCAGACAGCACACAACACTTTGAG GGAGGAGATGGTTTCTGAGCGGCTTCAGACTGCCGAGCTCCAGGCCAAGCTGAGCTGCAGTGTTCAAGAGAAGCTGACAGCtgagggggaaagagagagactggAGCTTGAGATACAGCGCCTCAAAGAGCAGCTCAAGTGGCATCAAGAGCAGCTCTCCTCAACAAAGGAAGTACTTATTGGCAGCCAGAAGCCTGAATTGCACACAGCTCATGCACAATCTAGGCTTAGTCCAGTGGACTGGACCAAGGATGAGGGCTTGGATCAG CTTTTATGTGTGAAGCAGGAGCTGAATCATCTGCAGACAAAGCTGGAGGAGGAGCGGCAGCTGGCTTCTCAGCACCAACTGGCCCTGCAGGCTCAGGTCAACGAAGCCCAGGCACGCATCAAG TTCCAGGACTCAGTGCTATGCCAGAAGACAGAGGAGAATAAACAGATGAAGCAGGACCTGCAGAGGGCCCAGAGCCTGTTCACCTCGGCAGAGAGAGAGCTGCGCTACGAGAAGGAGAAAAACATGGACCTGAAGAGACACAACACCCTGCTGGACCAGGAAAAACTCAAG CTTTGTGCAGAGCTGAAGCAGGTCCAGACCAAGCTGGTCCAGGTGGAGCAGAGCGTTCACACTCAGGTGGCCGAGCGTGAACGTCAGCAGCAGAAAATCAGGGAACTGGAGTTGGAACTGGCACGCAACTCCACAAACCGAAGCGCCACCACCAATCTGCAGGAGGACCTGCAGGCCGAGAGGGCGAGGCTCATTGCTGCTGACAAGAAG GTGttggagctgcagcagcagctaaAGACTGCCCAGCACCAGTTGCGTGTGGAGGAAGCCCGGGCTGGCGAGAGCAGCCGCctagagagagacagcagagaTCTGTCTGACAACTTATCAGCCCTCAGAGCCCAGCAGCAGGAGGAGCACATCACCAG GAAGCTACTAGAGCAGCGtgaggaggagctgcagcagcagatgcGCTCCCTGAGGCTGAAGGAGTCCTCCATGACCAGGACAAATTCCGAGCTCTGCCACCGTATCCAGCAGCTGGACACCCGTCTGGCAATCCTGGAGGCTGAACTTAGCAAGGCCCGAGAGGAG GTGACAGCCAGCCAGAAGTCAAGCCACAGACTGCAGGAGGACTTGATGGCCAGTCAGCAGGAGTGTGACAGACTGCAGGTGGAGCTGCAGCAAGTTCTCCTCCAACTGGACACACACGTCAG GAAGTACAACGAAAAGCAGAGTCAGCACAAGACCAAGCTGCGTCAGGCCAAGCACGTCTTTATCAAGGAGACTGCACAGAGGGACCGCATCATCCAGAAACTGGAGAACGACCTCGCGCTGGCCTCGAGCCTCTCACACAAG gagaaggagaggatCCACACAGTGACGGAGGAAAATGAGAAGCTTTTGGAGGAGAAGAGGGAACTGTTGCGGAAGATAAGTGAGGCAGAGGAAATGGGCAGCAAAGGCATGAGGACCGCCTCCACTGTTCAACACAG
- the emp3b gene encoding epithelial membrane protein 3, with protein MAYLLMFVTLLHLITLAMQFIATMEKSWWVWNSLENSDLWYNCRFDNHTETWLCASSKETEWHKAVQVLMVLSVVFSSVSFLVFLGQLFTMSKGGLFYFTGLCQVFSGLNAFSAALIYTLHNKAILQNSRELTSGHFGYCFILAWVCVPLLLCSGVIYIHLRKKE; from the exons ATGGCATACCTGCTTATGTTTGTGACCCTGCTGCATCTCATCACACTGGCAATGCAGTTCATTGCAACCATGGAGAAG TCCTGGTGGGTGTGGAATAGCCTGGAGAACTCAGACCTATGGTACAACTGTAGGTTTGACAACCACACAGAAACGTGGTTGTGTGCATCCTCCAAAGAAACTG AGTGGCATAAGGCAGTGCAGGTCCTGATGGTTCTCTCGGTGGTCTTCTCCTCGGTCTCCTTCTTGGTGTTCCTGGGTCAACTGTTTACCATGTCTAAGGGTGGACTCTTCTACTTCACTGGGCTGTGTCAAGTCTTTTCAG ggctgaaCGCCTTTTCTGCAGCTCTCATCTACACATTACACAATAAGGCAATCCTTCAGAACTCCAGAGAACTGACATCAGGACACTTTGGCTACTGCTTTATCCTGGCCTGGGTGTGTGTCCCCTTGTTGCTGTGTAGCGGGGTCATATATATCCACTTGCGTAAGAAAGAGTGA